Proteins encoded together in one Pseudomonas sp. Seg1 window:
- a CDS encoding sucrose-6-phosphate hydrolase: MTLSLNTPSDPMSSTLDLAQRALAASQARVIEDYRPGYHISPPAGWMNDPNGVVYFRGEYHVFYQHHPFDAKWGPMYWGHAKSADLVHWQHLPIALAPGDDCDRDGCFSGSAVVCGDTLALIYTGHTWLGEVGDERFIRQVQCLATSTDGIRFVKHGAVIDSAPQDTIMHFRDPKVWQADDYWYLIAGARLGDLPLLPLYRSTDLHAWEFLNYVSGGREGDGYMWECPDLFRLNGRDVLLYSPQGMPSQGYERLNKYQTGYRVGRLDNQWNFTGGPFIELDNGHDFYAAQTLLAADGRRLVWAWLDMWESLMPSQAHHWCGMLGLPRELELCADRLCVYPARELSALRMTLLPGTPWWGESGARWVPEVNGDMLEIHVHLDLLGCTDGHLGVALRCSDDGREETLLYYDASLQRLVLDRNRSGTQVTGQRSVSIDPTQERLELRVFLDRSSIEVFDENGRFSLSSRLYPRSDSLGVKLVASGSGGRVSIPRAWPLGSGWS; the protein is encoded by the coding sequence ATGACCTTGTCTTTGAATACCCCGAGCGATCCCATGTCTTCGACCCTTGACCTTGCGCAGCGCGCACTGGCTGCCAGCCAAGCTCGCGTCATCGAGGACTATCGACCCGGTTATCATATTTCTCCGCCGGCAGGCTGGATGAACGACCCGAACGGGGTCGTGTACTTTCGTGGCGAGTACCACGTGTTCTATCAGCATCACCCCTTCGACGCGAAATGGGGGCCGATGTATTGGGGCCACGCCAAGAGTGCCGACCTGGTTCATTGGCAGCACCTGCCCATTGCGCTGGCACCCGGCGATGACTGCGACCGTGACGGCTGTTTTTCCGGTAGCGCGGTGGTGTGTGGCGATACCCTGGCCCTGATCTACACCGGGCACACTTGGCTGGGGGAAGTGGGTGACGAGCGTTTCATCCGTCAAGTGCAGTGCCTGGCGACCAGTACCGATGGCATCCGCTTCGTCAAACACGGCGCGGTGATCGACAGCGCGCCGCAAGACACCATCATGCACTTCCGTGACCCAAAGGTCTGGCAGGCGGATGACTATTGGTACCTGATTGCCGGCGCACGTCTGGGCGATCTGCCGCTGCTCCCGCTGTACCGTTCCACGGATCTGCACGCCTGGGAGTTCCTGAACTATGTGTCTGGCGGCAGGGAGGGCGATGGCTATATGTGGGAGTGCCCGGATCTGTTCCGACTGAACGGACGCGATGTGCTGCTGTACTCTCCTCAAGGCATGCCATCCCAAGGTTACGAACGGCTCAACAAGTACCAGACGGGTTACCGTGTGGGTCGACTGGACAACCAATGGAATTTCACTGGCGGGCCTTTTATCGAGCTGGATAACGGCCATGATTTCTATGCCGCGCAGACGCTGTTGGCCGCCGATGGTCGGCGCCTCGTATGGGCATGGCTGGACATGTGGGAAAGCCTGATGCCGAGCCAGGCCCATCACTGGTGCGGCATGCTCGGATTGCCACGCGAACTTGAACTGTGCGCCGATCGCCTTTGCGTGTATCCGGCACGGGAGCTCAGCGCACTGCGAATGACGCTATTGCCGGGTACGCCGTGGTGGGGAGAGTCGGGAGCCCGCTGGGTACCGGAAGTGAATGGCGATATGCTCGAAATCCATGTGCATCTGGATCTGCTCGGCTGCACTGACGGCCACTTGGGAGTCGCCTTGCGGTGCAGCGATGATGGCCGTGAAGAAACCCTGCTCTACTATGATGCGTCACTGCAGCGCCTGGTGCTTGACCGCAACCGCTCGGGTACGCAAGTCACAGGCCAGCGCAGCGTCTCGATAGACCCGACACAAGAGCGACTGGAACTGCGCGTGTTTCTCGACCGGTCATCCATCGAAGTGTTCGATGAAAACGGTCGCTTCAGTCTCAGCAGTCGCCTCTATCCGCGCTCCGACAGTCTCGGCGTGAAACTTGTGGCAAGCGGAAGTGGCGGGCGTGTTTCGATCCCCAGGGCATGGCCGCTCGGTTCAGGATGGTCATGA
- a CDS encoding LacI family DNA-binding transcriptional regulator, whose translation MTSVKDVAQLAGVSLMTVSRALNTPEKLSPETLLRVRRAIDELQFVPSLSARKMRGDNLQSRTIGVFALDTATTPFAVELLLSIEQTAQQAGWNVFILNLLSNPPTDQNIDLMLSHRPDGLIFSAMGFRQVCIPERLKSKPLVLANCLADDSRLVSYVPDDEMGQYRAVHHALSLGYKRPLCINLPKQSLAWGLRQKGLQRACQAFGLAPETLLQYDLSDHDAYSETAAILDRHVIDGRPQFDILICGNDRIAFCAYQLLLGRGLKIPDDVAVLGYDNMIGIAELFIPPLTTVQLPYYEIGRNAARHLIETLELSGTQRVDCPLVVRTSL comes from the coding sequence ATGACTTCAGTGAAAGACGTTGCACAGCTGGCCGGCGTGTCCCTGATGACGGTTTCTCGAGCGCTCAATACTCCGGAAAAGCTGAGCCCCGAAACCCTCCTACGGGTGCGTCGCGCCATTGATGAACTGCAATTCGTACCCAGCCTGTCAGCGCGCAAGATGCGCGGTGACAACCTCCAGTCGCGAACCATCGGTGTGTTCGCGCTGGACACCGCGACCACACCCTTCGCGGTCGAGTTGCTGCTGTCCATTGAGCAGACCGCGCAGCAAGCCGGCTGGAATGTCTTTATCCTCAACCTGCTGAGCAATCCGCCCACCGACCAGAACATCGACCTGATGCTGTCGCACCGTCCGGACGGCTTGATCTTCAGCGCCATGGGGTTTCGCCAGGTATGTATTCCCGAGCGATTGAAGAGCAAGCCTCTGGTGCTCGCCAATTGTCTGGCAGATGACAGCCGCCTCGTCAGCTATGTGCCGGACGACGAAATGGGCCAGTACCGCGCCGTACACCACGCGTTGAGCCTCGGCTATAAGCGTCCTCTGTGTATCAATCTGCCGAAACAGAGTCTGGCATGGGGGCTGCGACAAAAAGGTCTGCAGCGTGCCTGTCAGGCATTCGGCCTGGCGCCTGAAACGCTCCTGCAGTACGACCTTTCCGATCATGATGCCTACAGTGAAACAGCCGCTATCCTCGACCGGCATGTCATCGATGGTCGTCCCCAATTCGATATTTTGATCTGTGGCAACGACCGCATTGCCTTTTGTGCCTATCAGTTGCTGTTGGGGCGTGGCCTGAAAATTCCCGACGATGTCGCCGTCCTCGGCTATGACAACATGATCGGCATTGCCGAGTTGTTCATCCCGCCGCTGACCACCGTGCAACTGCCGTACTACGAGATTGGTCGCAACGCTGCACGACATCTGATCGAGACCCTTGAGCTGTCGGGAACTCAGCGAGTTGACTGTCCACTGGTGGTCAGGACATCACTATGA